AAACGAGCTTGAAGCAAAGTCAAAGCAGATAAACGAGCTAAATTTAAAGACGCTTGAGATAGAAAAACTAAAACGAGAAAAGAGCGAGTTTGAAAGCGCGCTGATGGCTAAAACCGAGGCCGAGCTAAGCAAACGCCTAAACGAGGAAAAAGAGCGGCTGGGCAAGGCTCTAGCCGAGCAAAACGAGCTAAAATTTAAGCAAAAAGACGAGCAACTAGAAGCGCTAAAAAAGCAGCTAAACGAGGCGCAAAGGCGCATAGAGCAGGGTAGCGAGCAACTACAAGGCGAGACGCAAGAGCTCGCCATCGAGGCGTGGCTACGGGAGAAGTTCGTATTTGACACCATAGACGAGGTCAAAAAGGGCGCAAACGGCGCGGACGTGATGCAGATCGTAAATACCCGCGAGGCGCAAAACTGCGGCAAAATCTACTACGAGAGCAAACGCACGAAAAATTTTTCAAACGAATGGATAGAAAAATTTAAGGCCGATATGCGCGCATCGGGCGCCGACGTCGGGGTACTAGTTAGCGAGGCTCGCCCAAAGGAACTAGAGCGTATGGGGCTGGTTGACGGCGTATGGGTGTGCAACTACGAGGAGTTTAAGGCGCTTTGTTTCGTGCTAAGACAGGGCGTCGTGGAGCTAAATTTTGCACGAAACTCCGCGCAAAACCGCTCGAACAAGATGGAGATGCTCTACTCGTATCTGGTTAGCAACGAGTTTAAGATGCGCATCGAGGCCATCGTGGAGGGCTTTTCTGCGATGAGCGAGGAGCTGGAGCGCGAGAAAAACGCGATGAAACGCATCTGGAAGAGTCGCGAAAAACAGATCGAAAAGGTGCGCGACAACGCGATCGAGATGTTTGGCTCGATAAAGGGGATCGCGGGAAATGCGATAGGGGAGATAAAGACGCTGGAGCTGGGGTTTGATGCGGGCGAGGAGTAATTTTTTATAAATGATGGATTTTAGGCTTTAAAATTTGAAATCCGCTTCGGTTACGTATTTCATCAATTTGCGTAATTTCTATGAATAAGTATGAGACATAGTATTGATGCCCAAAGACATTCCTTGCGGAGCAATCTTATTTGTTAGCTTCATTTTTTTATCCTTTTAAAGTTAATTTTTTTATTTGTTTTGTCGTATAGAAATACCATTAAAATAAATAAAAATGGATATATAAAAACATCAAATTTAAAGCCGCCATAAACAAACATATCAATGAAATCAGAGAAGAATTTGGCACAAGTTGGCATATAAAACAAAATAAAACTTATGCTTCTAATGGCAAAAACAAAAAATAATATTATCGTTATAAATAAAAAATATAAAAAATACTCTTTTGCATATATGTATATAAACATCAGAAAACAGCCTGAAAGAATTATCATAAGATGTGGCGCTAAGTCTATTTTTGAGATATTAATTTGTTTTAGAGTGCTGTTTTTATCTATGAAAATATAAAGAATAAACAATGGCAATGATATTTTAATAATCAAATAAGCTAAGTTATATACAAACAAATCAAATCTATTTGCGATATTAATATTGAGACAATAAAACAAGCAAAGTAAAATGATAAGAATTTTATACTTACTAAAATTCATTAAGTTTTTTTAAAACTACGCCACGTCTAATAGCAATAAATCCAAGTTCTTTGCTTTGGATCTCTGTAAATAACCAAAATAAAATAGTTTTCATAATTATATAACCTTCTGTTTT
This region of Campylobacter showae CSUNSWCD genomic DNA includes:
- a CDS encoding DUF2130 domain-containing protein → MQSSVKCGNCGAEVDVNLALKTELELEMKQKMAVARREFDKEIETKRAEYKAHLDALNAKEKEFDAKFAAALNAKKTELENEIKTKLEGENLNIVNALKNELEAKSKQINELNLKTLEIEKLKREKSEFESALMAKTEAELSKRLNEEKERLGKALAEQNELKFKQKDEQLEALKKQLNEAQRRIEQGSEQLQGETQELAIEAWLREKFVFDTIDEVKKGANGADVMQIVNTREAQNCGKIYYESKRTKNFSNEWIEKFKADMRASGADVGVLVSEARPKELERMGLVDGVWVCNYEEFKALCFVLRQGVVELNFARNSAQNRSNKMEMLYSYLVSNEFKMRIEAIVEGFSAMSEELEREKNAMKRIWKSREKQIEKVRDNAIEMFGSIKGIAGNAIGEIKTLELGFDAGEE